AGTACTGGTTTAGATAACTTATCTTTAACGCTAACAGCTATTGAAGAATACAGAAATTGTGCTGTTCAAAGATTAGAAGCAAaggtttgtttataaaaaaacacttctTAAATAGTAGTTAGTTGTGATTTAAGAACGAAagttctataaattattatttataggtcATTGGAGAGCTCTGCCAATATGAAAACATTTGTAAGCATGCGAGAGAAGAACTAAAACACACCATGAGTGTTAGGGAAAAGGAGATGGCAAGAAAAAAGATTCTAGACAAAGCTCGAGAGAGACAACCATTCAACCGCCAACAGGTGGTATGTATAGTGAAGGAAATCCAttgtactataaatatatgaacaaactagctgtgccccgcggtttcacccgcgtaagtccgtatcccgtaggaatatcggaataaaaagttgcctatNNNNNNNNNNNNNNNNNNNNNNNNNNNNNNNNNNNNNNNNNNNNNNNNNNNNNNNNNNNNNNNNNNNNNNNNNNNNNNNNNNNNNNNNNNNNNNNNNNNNNNNNNNNNNNNNNNNNNNNNNNNNNNNNNNNNNNNNNNNNNNNNNNNNNNNNNNNNNNNNNNNNNNNNNNNNNNNNNNNNNNNNNNNNNNNNNNNNNNNNNNNNNNNNNNNNNNNNNNNNNNNNNNNNNNNNNNNNNNNNNNNNNNNNNNNNNNNNNNNNNNNNNNNNNNNNNNNNNNNNNNNNNNNNNNNNNNNNNNNNNNNNNNNNNNNNNNNNNNNNNNNNNNNNNNNNNNNNNNNNNNNNNNNNNNNNNNNNNNNNNNNNNNNNNNNNNNNNNNNNNNNNNNNNNNNNNNNNNNNNNNNNNNNNNNNNNNNNNNNNNNNNNNNNNNNNNNNNNNNNNNNNNNNNNNNNNNNNNNNNNNNNNNNNNNNNNNNNNNNNNNNNNNNNNNNNNNNNNNNNNNNNNNNNNNNNNNNNNNNNNNNNNNNNNNNNNNNNNNNNNNNNNNNNNNNNNNNNNNNNNNNNNNNNNNNNNNNNNNNNNNNNNNNNNNNNNNNNNNNNNNNNNNNNNNNNNNNNNNNNNNNNNNNNNNNNNNNNNNNNNNNNNNNNNNNNNNNNNNNNNNNNNNNNNNNNNNNNNNNNNNNNNNNNNNNNNNNNNNNNNNNNNNNNNNNNNNNNNNNNNNNNNNNNNNNNNNNNNNNNNNNNNNNNNNNNNNNNNNNNNNNNNNNNNNNNNNNNNNNNNNNNNNNNNNNNNNNNNNNNNNNNNNNNNNNNNNNNNNNNNNNNNNNNNNNNNNNNNNNNNNNNNNNNNNNNNNNNNNNNNNNNNNNNNNNNNNNNNNNNNNNNNNNNNNNNNNNNNNNNNNNNNNNNNNNNNNNNNNNNNNNNNNNNNNNNNNNNNNNNNNNNNNNNNNNNNNNNNNNNNNNNNNNNNNNNNNNNNNNNNNNNNNNNNNNNNNNNNNNNtacatccatacttacaaactttcgcatttataatattaataggattaaatCTTCATAGCTACATATGTAGATTAGTAGGCACAAAGTTTTTTCTACACCACATACTATCTTAAAtcttaatgtttatttcatttagacATACGCAGAATCGGAACTTCTTAAAGCATCCGCGGAAATGTCTCGCACCGCAAAAGGCTTGAGTGAACTTACCGAGTTTTTTGAGCGTCGCAAGTTGCAGCAACTAAAAGCCCTACTGACCGATTTCGTAATGATCGAGATGACGTTCCACTCGCGTGCAGTGGAACTATTTACGGTCGCGTACCGACAAATTGGTGATATAAATGATAAGGCTGACTTGGAGGTTGGTGTTATATCTTTGTTCTTATACAATTCATACTTTACCaaataactttgtttttaataatttctgacgaaaatgaagaaagaaatagatagataacaaattttaaccttttttgtagttcatcaatattaagatatatcaTATAACTACGCAATAATTACATGCtaggtacctatataatttaactagtCTTTTGTAGCCACAACaggtttttaatattctgatttactaatgtattttattctttcttgAGCTCCTAATCACAGGACTTTCTGAACAAGAGGATCAGgcggtaaatattataaacttaaaactttAAGGTAGCTAATAATATCATGTTGCTTTAAGTAGTTATACGTAACGGTTTTGATATTGAACAATTCGAAATCTAAAACGTCTACCATTTTATCTCGACATATTGGCCACCGAACCTATATCtgcttaaatttttcatgaaaCAAGTCAGGTCAcaggttataaatattttcagaatTTCAAACGAAAGTTGCGCTCTCCTGAAAAACCTGTCAGCACTGGAATATCGGCAAGATCGTCATCGCTAGCATCCTTGATGAATCCACAGCTGTCTCCACTTAAAGATGAAGAGAATTCCGTGGTACAAAATTtgcaaattaagaaaaaatattttgtttttccattcaaatttataaacaattagaatgtaataaaaaaacatacatatataatatatatcagtaATTAGGCGTATTCGGAAATAAATTTCCGAGTAgaattatttttcctttaaaaatcttatttcaaattgcaattatcaaatttcaatagtATTTTTGCAGATAGTTACGTACGTTCGAaacgtaaattttttatatatttttttacttttcatctttcaaatgttttttttttatgtcacaatcggcaatggagctggtgggacgcctgatggtaagtgctaccaccgcccatgaatatttgtagaggcgtaaagtcgattacagaccacCAGATTaggcctctacaaatggattgccgactttaaattgggaagggattaaggaaggattggcgagaggaataaaggaaaggactgggaaggggaaggaaaaggatacgggcctccggctcccccactcaccgaacgaaacacagcagaatgctatttcacgccggtcttctgtggggggtggtacttccccggtgcgagctggcccaattcgtgccgaagcgtgctcgactaccacatataaatgtgaattacCTTTGAAATAGGCTATAActccaaaaaattaaatcgggAATCTTAATCAAAATGCAATTtctacttaaattattaaaaaatggctTTAAATAATTGGACGCCACGtccacaaatttattatttataatgtgtttcgtgaaatttcgtaaaaatattttcagaatTTTGGAGGGTTCCGATCCCCcgaaaacaatttgaaaacaaGATCAAGCTCAATTGCATCTCTTATGAACCACTCATCATCTAAAGATGAAGACGATACTTCGGTAGGTAAGagcacaatatatttaaatacattattaaaaaaacgtgCTGCCTAGGATTCAcatggatatatatatatataatccatgagtaagataataattattatcatacttgacaatattaaatctttgttttctgtgtttttttgtaataacggACAACTGAGTGGAtgtttcgcctgatggtaagcgatcattaCCGCAAATGCATtgtccgcttttatggggtattACTATGGAATTTTAGGagaaaatgaataaactaATAGGTTCCCTCACTCAAATAACGAAACAAAGTACCTAGTATCATACtaagtaatttgtttatataaaatagtaccaTACTACTAGTAtgtactatttcacgccgatcttatgtgggggtgtggtatctTTCCCGGTGCGGGCTGGAACACTCGAAGTTACACACACGTAGATCGTCACTTATTGGATATAGCTCTACCCttcttacaaaataattgagtaagtttcattgtattatacataattattattttttttatataggaaACGGATGAATCTGAAGAGCAAAGTTCTACAGAAGAAACAGAATCAAAATGAACTTGATGACACTTTGTTTGATGACGTAGCCATTTTACCTCAtcgaaagaaattaaaaataaaaattttaagagaGATTGCATTTTATGTCTACTTCTCTTTTAACTcctactatatttttattttgacaaatCCTGCACATtctaaattatagaaatttaatttcagaagttacaataatttctttcTGATCCAATATTCACATTTTCGGGTTTGGTAATATTCTTAGCGTCGAAGCTCTTGTATCCAATATACTCAACACGGAGGATAGAGGTAAAGAGAACCGTTTCTGTGTGAAAGTGTCCATTAAAATTTGCTTAAATAAGGGTGGCGCTACGGCTCCGGATTCGCATGAgatcaatgtttatataaaagcgaaaggTCACTCACTCATTCATAAAGAAACCTCAACAACGGCTGAACGTATAAAAGTGAAATTCGGTAGGACGTTACTTTTCGTTAGTAGATGTGCTCTGAGAAGGCTatacaattttctatttaagtcTAACATTTTAGTTTGCAATCTGGAAatgaatttcataattttagcACATATATATCCTGTTTTTTTAATGCGCCATATACTTTATAACACGCAATCAGTTCATGCCCCCTTAAATTAATTCAGAAAGCAGAATGTCACTGACAATCGTAAACATGGCACAGACTGGTACAacatattgattatttattgttttaaaattcgtGTCTCTTTGTGCGTGGCACACAATTGTGTGCAAGGCACAAAGTTCATGTACAATTCAGAAGAAgaaatgacattttaaatgttttttttactatttaattacaagATTAGTGAATACAAAATTTGTGTCACATTACGATACATTATACTCAGCATTTTACATTGATTTCGTGCATTTTACTAAAcactatagataaataaaatattgacgaTTGCTACAATATAAtggtacaattttaataaggcTTACTTGATATAACAGTAATTACCACTAAGTTACAGTACTAAAAAATTTTGGATATATTGGATTAAAACATGGGTGTCAATcacagttatataaaatttatagttatttataagagaaattgttttttatagataacaaaCTATATTGTGGTGTAAGCAACATATTTTTACGTAAAGAGGaataaaaccaattttttattattagatatattaatgaaggtaaaaatatatcttttgtattaaatggattattaaaacttgtatTGTAAGATGTATGTAAACAGAAAAGGTTATGCTTAGTCATATAAATACAGTTACAAATTACTAGCTTACAgctaacaataaatatgatgaataagcaattattattccattaaatgtttatttataattttcagggATATATAGTTCTTGAATTGAAGATGGAAACCATATTACATTAGTAAGTGTAAGCTTGGAGTTACGTGCTATGTTATGCTATATCAGgttttgaaaaaacaaataataaagttaatattactttattgcTCTTTGTAAGAAATGATTACTTAGTATATTAAccatatttcttaaaaatctaGACAATTTCATGACACAGATTCGGTGTTGGAATGCAGAACATTTTCAAACATGTGATTATAAACCATAAccattataatatcttaagtTATTATTGCAGGCAAACTAATTTTGGTTATTACACTACAACTACTGCTACTTTTCATTTTCAACACCTGCTTGTGTCATCAAGTCTGTGATGTTCTTCTCCAGCTCATCAACACGAGTTCCCATTTCATCTATTCTATTGATGATTTGGTCTGACATACTCTGGAATTTATCTTGCATGTTTTGCAGGAGAGATTGTACcttgaatgtttataaaatagattactTGTAACCATATCATGCAACGTGTAtcatagatttatatatattttatattatatatagttattattgtgAAACAAATGGTTAATGATGTACAAAATCCAATAACATGTGTGCTGTGATGCACAAATGAACAACACCCTATCATGTACACAcaagataaatgaaaaaaactaaacatttcAAAAGAAAAGACCTAGttgtcatattttttacaactaagtttataaatattataaaggtgaaCAGTGTTGCATAAAATTGTAACAACAACTCCACACTTTATTTAGTCAAGTGTTGCTGTGAATAATTAGAGGAGGTTATGTATAGATTAatctatatgtaataaaaacagcTATAGCTTATGTTAAGACAACTAATGGGTACTCATTTTCTATGAAATAGTTTACATTGAcctaacataaatattaattattcgtttaaaatttgtgtcaaaatttagtttgtttaataattaaacttacaTATTGCGTTACTTCTTGCATATTCTTAGGATCATTACTTGGAGTATAATTCGATTCTACATCAGATGTAGGCTGTTCAACTTTCGGATCTGCCATTGCTCTTGAAAACCAATTGTTCTTCCAAAACTCACAAAGACTGACTATTCGTTACTAAGATACAAATAAGTAATTCGGAAACCCAAAGCCGCTATCTCATGCTAGGATACGATATAAACAAAGTTTGTTCTGCAGTCTGATTCCGTATGTATTTCCGATAAAATTGCCCACACCACATCTACCTTCTtttcaatcaattttaatgtgtagtttttaaagtttaataaaataatgccaAAAACGTAAATCCAATGCACTGATGTTTTCAATCAGATTGCCGTTTGACAGTTGACACTTGACCCATGGTCCGTAGAACGATTGAAAGTATATTACTTACTTTGTGGGTGAAAACTCACTCTCTTACTGTTCCTCTCTGATGTTAAAAAACaagaataaatacatttcgcTACAATGACTTATAAAAGGATTACGCATTTAAAAacgacaataaaattaaaattcttacgTGTTTCGAGACAGTAAGctttatatatactactaatactaataaatgtattcagtAAATATAGCCTAAACCCTCAGAAATCCTATGGGTAATAAAAACcctaataagtttataatcaatattatccagtacttttttatatttgattttacgcgagtagctattatacaattaaaaattctgaaataatataatgaataaatcgttaaAATCGTTCGACTTTAATTTCtgaatatctatatattagaAAGAGTTTTccggaaatataaaataaacgaattttcACGATTCAAAGAGCTTCTAAAATCTTCTAGTTGAATGTATACGCAATTGAGTGAAATTACGTAGGAAAAATGTTATGGTATTACAAAGGAATATATCCTCCACATGTCTTTCTCGTTCGGCTCGTTTTTCAGCCGNNNNNNNNNNNNNNNNNNNNNNNNNNNNNNNNNNNNNNNNNNNNNNNNNNNNNNNNNNNNNNNNNNNNNNNNNNNNNNNNNNNNNNNNNNNNNNNNNNNNNNNNNNNNNNNNNNNNNNNNNNNNNNNNNNNNNNNNNNNNNNNNNNNNNNNNNNNNNNNNNNNNNNNNNNNNNNNNNNNNNNNNNNNNNNNNNNNNNNNNNNNNNNNNNNNNNNNNNNNNNNNNNNNNNNNNNNNNNNNNNNNNNNNNNNNNNNNNNNNNNNNNNNNNNNNNNNNNNNNNNNNNNNNNNNNNNNNNNNNNNNNNNNNNNNNNNNNNNNNNNNNNNNNNNNNNNNNNNNNNNNNNNNNNNNNNNNNNNNNNNNNNNNNNNNNNNNNNNNNNNNNNNNNNNNNNNNNNNNNNNNNNNNNNNNNNNNNNNNNNNNNNNNNNNNNNNNNNNNNNNNNNNNNNNNNNNNNNNNNNNNNNNNNNNNNNNNNNNNNNNNNNNNNNNNNNNNNNNNNNNNNNNNNNNNNNNNNNNNNNNNNNNNNNNNNNNNNNNNNNNNNNNNNNNNNNNNNNNNNNNNNNNNNNNNNNNNNNNNNNNNNNNNNNNNNNNNNNNNNNNNNNNNNNNNNNNNNNNNNNNNNNNNNNNNNNNNNNNNNNNNNNNNNNNNNNNNNNNNNNNNNNNNNNNNNNNNNNNNNNNNNNNNNNNNNNNNNNNNNNNNNNNNNNNNNNNNNNNNNNNNNNNNNNNNNNNNNNNNNNNNNNNNNNNNNNNNNNNNNNNNNNNNNNNNNNNNNNNNNNNNNNNNNNNNNNNNNNNNNNNNNNNNNNNNNNNNNNNNNNNNNNNNNNNNNNNNNNNNNNNNNNNNNNNNNNNNNNNNNNNNNNNNNNNNNNNNNNNNNNNNNNNNNNNNNNNNNNNNNNNNNNNNNNNNNNNNNNNNNNNNNNNNNNNNNNNNNNNNNNNNNNNNNNNNNNNNNNNNNNNNNNNNNNNNNNNNNNNNNNNNNNNNNNNNNNNNNNNNNNcaaaaatgctaaaaaaagATCACGTGATTAATGGACAACCCCTTACAAGATTGAAGATGTTACAAAAGTATTTGGCTATATCCAactttttttagaatttcatTGACTTGTAATGGTCATAGTCTGTTGTGACTTCTCttactttaaatttacttactttactaataaatatattttgatgatttttattcatatatattcaaataattttaaatgtctagaaataaagttaaatataatatggccAACTGCAGATGTCATAATAATACACTTGCCTCTTCTATCATGATGTGCTATAGCCATTTGTGCAGATATATAAGTGCTTTTATCAAATCCTGCAGCTGCCAGAGCCATATAAGCTTCCAGAGCTTGCTCTGAAAGTTTCAGTTCTACAAATGCATGGGcagcaaaaaaatacatcatccAATGTTTTGGTAATTGCAGGGAGTCCAAAGCTTCATACTCATTTGCTAGACCAGCTAACTCAACCCAAGCACACCATAAAGTAGGTGTCACAGCGATGGATGCTTGCAATATGGTGACAGCTTGATTTCTTAATTCTAACTTCTTTAAAACAACACCTTCTAAGTACAACAGGTAGccatcatttttattacgattagCCTGAAAGTAGGTGCATAATTTGagcaaataaattgtgttgttAAGTtgctattaattatgaattttagaCAAATACCTTGAAAAATGATAGCAAGTCCAGTAATACTTGTGTTGATTCCGCATTTTCTGTACCTATATCAGTGGCATTGTCCAATCGCTTTTTTTCGCTGGACATGTACTGAGAATATCTTAAAAGAAATACACATTTGGGACTGACGCAATTTTCTACAAAGTGTGCTGCTCTATCGTATTCCTGACAATCAAAATATGTCTTAGCTAATGTATATGCCTCCCTTTCTTCTATAGAAATATTCTCGTACGGGCTGGGTGGATCATCGTACTGTATTTTGTGATCCTTGAGAGCATAGTTTAATTCTGCGAGCCATTTCGCAGTTTTTGTTAAACCGCGATCATTACATTCAcggatttcattcaaaatatctATTCTGACTTGAGATAAATCAATTTGAATATCactttttgcatttaataaagGTTGCATTGTTTCTTAGGTTTTAAgtgtaaataattgattacatTAAAGCGATAACAAAGAATAAGAATTAAGAACTAATAAATCGATACCGCCGCCAGCGGCTGGACTTTTGATTTCAAATGACATTGACAATGTcaatttgacatttgacaacCGCTACATGGCAACTNNNNNNNNNNNNNNNNNNNNNNNNNNNNNNNNNNNNNNNNNNNNNNNNNNNNNNNNNNNNNNNNNNNNNNNNNNNNNNNNNNNNNNNNNNNNNNNNNNNNNNNNNNNNNNNNNNNNNNNNNNNNNNNNNNNNNNNNNNNNNNNNNNNNNNNNNNNNNNNNNNNNNNNNNNNNNNNNNNNNNNNNNNNNNNNNNNNNNNNNNNNNNNNNNNNNNNNNNNNNNNNNNNNNNNNNNNNNNNNNNNNNNNNNNNNNNNNNNNNNNNNNNNNNNNNNNNNNNNNNNNNNNNNNNNNNNNNNNNNNNNNNNNNNNNNNNNNNNNNNNNNNNNNNNNNNNNNNNNNNNNNNNNNNNNNNNNNNNNNNNNNNNNNNNNNNNNNNNNNNNNNNNNNNNNNNNNNNNNNNNNNNNNNNNNNNNNNNNNNNNNNNNNNNNNNNNNNNNNNNNNNNNNNNNNNNNNNNNNNNNNNNNNNNNNNNNNNNNNNNNNNNNNNNNNNNNNNNNNNNNNNNNNNNNNNNNNNNNNNNNNNNNNNNNNNNNNNNNNNNNNNNNNNNNNNNNNNNNNNNNNNNNNNNNNNNNNNNNNNNNNNNNNNNNNNNNNNNNNNNNNNNNNNNNNNNNNNNNNNNNNNNNNNNNNNNNNNNNNNNNNNNNNNNNNNNNNNNNNNNNNNNNNNNNNNNNNNNNNNNNNNNNNNNNNNNNNNNNNNNNNNNNNNNNNNNNNNNNNNNNNNNNNNNNNNNNNNNNNNNNNNNNNNNNNNNNNNNNNNNNNNNNNNNNNNNNNNNNNNNNNNNNNNNNNNNNNNNNNNNNNNNNNNNNNNNNNNNNNNNNNNNNNNNNNNNNNNNNNNNNNNNNNNNNNNNNNNNNNNNNNNNNNNNNNNNNNNNNNNNNNNNNNNNNNNNNNNNNNNNNNNNNNNNNNNNNNNNNNNNNNNNNNNNNNNNNNNNNNNNNNNNNNNNNNNNNNNNNNNNNNNNNNNNNNNNNNNNNNNNNNNNNNNNNNNNNNNNNNNNAACATTGttgctaattaataatatctgGGAACATATAGTTGAACCAAATGTACACTATTATGGAATTAACTAGGATATCTTGCATGTTAGCACTTAGCAGATCAGATGTTAAATCATTTCATAgcttatcaattatttttatttttttaatcttgtaaatattactaatagttaataaaattttcagatgTGGATTCGTCATTAGCTTTATTTAGAGAGCTATACCAAAACGACCCCTTCAGGTTGGATAATTGGGATGTATACTCACATTTATTGTACTTAAAGGAGAAGAGAATGGAGTTGGCAAACTTAGCACAAAAAGCTGTGTCTATAGACAAATACAGGGTCGAAACATGTTGTGTTATTGGTAAGTTGTTAAGGAAGTAAAAACCAATTTAAGTGGCTTGAATAAATTCAGTTATGAATCTTTACACAATAATTAgcaacaaaacataaaaattcaaatttactaaatatatatatatatatctatatatataaaattctcgtgtcacagttttcattgccatactcctccgaaacggcttgaccgattcctctgNNNNNNNNNNNNNNNNNNNNNNNNNNNNNNNNNNNNNNNNNNNNNNNNNNNNNNNNNNNNNNNNNNNNNNNNNNNNNNNNNNNNNNNNNNNNNNNNNNNNNNNNNNNNNNNNNNNNNNNNNNNNNNNNNNNNNNNNNNNNNNNNNNNNNNNNNNNNNNNNNNNNNNNNNNNAACATCAGAAAgctgttatatattttcaaagagCTTTATCTCTGGACCCTCAGTACTTATCAGCATGGATTCTCATGGGACATGAATTCATTGAACTACAGAACTCTAATGCTGCTATACAATGTTATAGACAAGCAATAGGTGagattttcaaattttgaatttttaaaaatatgtattgttataaCAACAATAGAAACACAGCCATAATATTTGACCAAAACTTCAAATAAACCAAGTGgtgaatttacaaataaaaagcataacCTCAACCATAAATATCCACCCTTAtttcaaaagtttatttacCTACCAGTAATAAAATGTCTATTTATTACAGATGTAAACAGAAATGACTACAGAGCATGGAATGGACTTGGCCAAGCATATGAAATATTGGGTTTGAATGgttactgtatttattattattcaagagCAGCACAACTTAAGCCTGATGATTCCAGAATGTTGGTATCACTAGGAGAGGCTTATGAGAAGATGGACAAAATACCAAATGctttgaaatgttattataaggCACATAGCACTGGTGACATTGAAGGAATGGCACTGTTTAAATTGGCTAAGTAAGTTTTGCTTTAGATGTTTTCTATTTGACCCATTCCTTGCTCCATTTAAGGAACATAATGCCAATTctaattgtttgaaaaatccAGAATGTACTAAAATgagaaataattgtatatagcTGTAGCTGAGAGCTATTGAACGCTTTTGTTATGATTGTAAATTGAAGACAGCTTTattgatttcaattataaatttatttcaggcTATATGAAAAGTCTAATATGCCGAACAGCGCAGCGGCTGCGTACACGGCAGCGTGTCAAGACACTGCCAACGCAGGCAGCAAGGAGTTGCCGGCCGCACAGAGATACTTAGCGCAGTACTATTTGCGATTCTCACTGTTGGACCACGCCTCGCATTATGCGTACAAATGCTTGGAACATGAAAGtgtaagaaaatattcattcattacaaTTTCGAAAGAGAGCATTTACGTCTAGTCTCCCTATTTTTATTgccatattaaatttgtttaaaagtaaGTTATGTAAAGACATTAAGATGTAAGATACTGagtattttacaaacaaattctatataaatatttaattttggtcACATTATCcatttaatgcaatttataagtttttattggtTAGTTAGAAATTCGAGACTTTTAAGAGATTTTGCTTGatgtattgtaaaaattaatttgtaactgATATTCCTATCTGtccttttttgttatatttttactaaaattttttaactttcaGACCAAAGAAGCTggtaaaaacattttgaaaacaatatcaGAAAAAAGATTAGCAGCATCATCATCAGAACCAGCAAATCTACCAGAAGATCTGCCTGAAGCTATAAAACTAGCCTCCACTTCGATAACTCAAGATTCAAAGATTATGCCCAGCCCTAACATCACACCTGATAACTTTTCGACACCcacatttaatagaaaaagtaataaatacaaaatgtgaCCAATCAATTCCAACAATTGTAGGTTAAATTGACTTATGGATACTCAAATTTCACtgaacatttataatgttgatTAAACAGTAGCTGTCATAATgccttttattatatttctcttATAAACCCAAAAAGTGATAGATCCTGATCATTATATAAGGATAGGGTTAAaagaaaagttatttataatattcttattgatttatttttacatcttCTATACAAATTAACAGATCTCAGTGCTCaaagagtaaaaataattacaactaaataaatacatagtcAAGTGCATGAATAAAACTTCGAAAATTGATCAATGCTgcagaaaaattaattactggTTACAATCACAGATAGAAATAGAATTTGAGAGGTGAGTTCattgaatcattaaaaaagtatacaaaatatgctaaaaataatctttaatatttttagttggaAGCTATAATACATAGCTGAACtaaataacaattcaaaaacaggaaaacattaataatattaatttcaatattcattatatatttatcgttaGCCTCTCAACTtcctctttttatatataattttcttaaataattatataatctaaatTGTGCTAATTTCGAAATCTCTGTCATGTCaaaatttgtacattaaaTCACTTGCAAAGCCTTTCGCACATCGCCTTTTTCATTGCAACAATTTTGTGACTTGAGTATttgttctattaaaaaaaaatatataaaaaaaatattgagttgtattaatttcattttccctttagtattattttatcataaatcttCATACTGTTTTATAGAAGAACTTATCGCGATACACAAATCGGAGGCTTTACGCCAACA
The Zerene cesonia ecotype Mississippi chromosome 1, Zerene_cesonia_1.1, whole genome shotgun sequence DNA segment above includes these coding regions:
- the LOC119828760 gene encoding protein FAM92A, giving the protein MFRGDSSHSLSYEQQAKFILDRITNVEKNFGELCVGFGDYTRKTARLRDMGDELSKIIKEYANNELVNKSLSTGLDNLSLTLTAIEEYRNCAVQRLEAKVIGELCQYENICKHAREELKHTMSVREKEMARKKILDKARERQPFNRQQVTYAESELLKASAEMSRTAKGLSELTEFFERRKLQQLKALLTDFVMIEMTFHSRAVELFTVAYRQIGDINDKADLENFKRKLRSPEKPVSTGISARSSSLASLMNPQLSPLKDEENSVNFGGFRSPENNLKTRSSSIASLMNHSSSKDEDDTSETDESEEQSSTEETESK
- the LOC119828769 gene encoding heat shock factor-binding protein 1, which gives rise to MADPKVEQPTSDVESNYTPSNDPKNMQEVTQYVQSLLQNMQDKFQSMSDQIINRIDEMGTRVDELEKNITDLMTQAGVENEK
- the LOC119831055 gene encoding cell division cycle protein 23 homolog — its product is MLKKDHLPEPYKLPELALKVSVLQMHGQQKNTSSNVLTNTLKNDSKSNVDSSLALFRELYQNDPFRLDNWDVYSHLLYLKEKRMELANLAQKAVSIDKYRVETCCVIGNYESLHXXHQKAVIYFQRALSLDPQYLSAWILMGHEFIELQNSNAAIQCYRQAIDVNRNDYRAWNGLGQAYEILGLNGYCIYYYSRAAQLKPDDSRMLVSLGEAYEKMDKIPNALKCYYKAHSTGDIEGMALFKLAKLYEKSNMPNSAAAAYTAACQDTANAGSKELPAAQRYLAQYYLRFSLLDHASHYAYKCLEHESTKEAGKNILKTISEKRLAASSSEPANLPEDLPEAIKLASTSITQDSKIMPSPNITPDNFSTPTFNRKSNKYKM